In Mycoplasmopsis californica, one genomic interval encodes:
- a CDS encoding phosphotransacetylase, with protein MEFTSLIQKTVNNIGTKKRIVIVDGDDDRAIEASKILEQYQNCEVILLTEKDMTINTKATVINIHADADKKAQLAQLMFEQREAAAQAKGKENKDTLEVCQKAIEQRPFYAMMLLQNGEVDGVVGGLIYSTADMLRAAFKVIGSAKGIKTISSVMIMHKGDDTIFFSDISVNPKPDQAGLTDIGINAARFVKGFNIDPKVAFLSFSTNFSAKTPETEMVHNATIDFNAKYEGTKAIGEVQLDAAIDLGVRKAKYPLDSFNEPANTLIFPNLEAGNIGYKLVQRLAGYGAIGPIIVGTNKPVNDLSRGAKVNDVVNTVLITMIQSEGVK; from the coding sequence ATGGAATTTACATCATTAATTCAAAAGACAGTTAATAATATTGGGACTAAAAAAAGAATTGTAATCGTTGATGGTGATGACGATCGTGCTATTGAAGCATCGAAAATTCTTGAACAATATCAAAATTGTGAAGTAATTTTATTGACTGAAAAAGACATGACAATCAATACAAAAGCAACTGTAATCAACATTCACGCTGATGCAGATAAAAAAGCTCAACTTGCTCAGCTAATGTTTGAGCAACGCGAAGCAGCGGCACAAGCTAAAGGTAAAGAAAATAAAGATACATTAGAAGTTTGTCAAAAAGCAATTGAACAAAGACCTTTTTATGCAATGATGCTTTTACAAAATGGTGAAGTGGACGGCGTTGTAGGTGGTTTAATTTACTCAACAGCAGATATGTTGCGAGCAGCTTTTAAAGTTATAGGTTCAGCTAAGGGTATTAAAACAATTAGCTCTGTAATGATTATGCACAAGGGAGATGACACAATATTCTTTAGCGATATTTCTGTCAATCCAAAACCTGACCAAGCTGGTTTAACCGATATCGGAATCAACGCAGCGCGTTTTGTTAAAGGTTTTAATATTGACCCAAAAGTTGCATTTTTAAGTTTTTCAACTAACTTTAGTGCAAAAACACCTGAAACCGAAATGGTTCATAATGCAACTATTGACTTTAATGCTAAATATGAAGGAACTAAGGCAATTGGAGAAGTTCAATTAGATGCAGCAATAGATTTAGGAGTTAGAAAAGCTAAATACCCTCTAGATTCATTTAATGAACCAGCTAATACATTGATTTTTCCTAATTTAGAGGCTGGAAACATTGGATATAAATTGGTTCAAAGACTAGCGGGTTATGGAGCTATTGGTCCAATCATTGTTGGTACAAATAAACCCGTAAATGATTTATCACGGGGAGCTAAGGTTAATGACGTAGTTAATACCGTTTTAATCACAATGATTCAAAGTGAAGGAGTGAAATAA
- a CDS encoding bifunctional 5,10-methylenetetrahydrofolate dehydrogenase/5,10-methenyltetrahydrofolate cyclohydrolase encodes MKILDGKVVANKLTLELKNEFAAVTKELGRKPILAIVFVGNNPASEKYIAKKIAKADELGVETQVYSFPEKIRYKQLLKKMDEINEIADGIIVQLPLPESINTYTQPILDAVRFEKDVDGLSSRNSFNFYNKTKDFYFTPATAQAIMELLDYYNIDFDGKRVAVIGRSLLVGKPTANLLKTRNVGQVSTHNRESGIKGVENADILVVAAGVPHLINKKNIKEDAVVVDVGSTLVEEDGTKCLRGDVDYTDLENHISALAPSPGGVGPLTVVCLFRNLLRAVKNNNDL; translated from the coding sequence ATGAAGATCTTAGACGGTAAAGTTGTGGCAAATAAATTAACTCTTGAACTAAAAAATGAGTTTGCTGCTGTAACAAAGGAATTAGGTCGCAAACCAATTTTAGCTATTGTTTTTGTCGGCAATAATCCTGCAAGTGAAAAATATATAGCTAAAAAAATTGCAAAAGCTGACGAATTAGGTGTTGAGACTCAGGTTTATAGTTTCCCAGAAAAAATTCGCTATAAGCAATTATTAAAAAAGATGGATGAAATTAACGAAATAGCTGATGGCATCATTGTTCAACTCCCACTTCCAGAATCAATCAATACATACACTCAACCAATTTTAGATGCGGTTAGATTTGAAAAAGATGTAGATGGTCTGTCTTCGCGTAACTCATTTAATTTCTATAACAAAACTAAGGACTTTTATTTTACCCCTGCAACTGCACAAGCAATTATGGAACTTTTAGACTATTATAATATTGATTTTGATGGCAAACGAGTTGCTGTGATTGGACGTAGTTTATTAGTTGGGAAGCCAACTGCTAATCTACTTAAAACTCGCAATGTAGGTCAAGTATCAACTCACAATAGAGAGTCGGGCATCAAAGGTGTTGAAAACGCAGATATCTTAGTTGTTGCCGCTGGCGTGCCACATTTAATCAACAAAAAAAATATTAAAGAAGATGCTGTTGTCGTTGATGTGGGCTCAACATTAGTTGAGGAGGATGGAACTAAGTGTCTTCGTGGTGATGTGGACTACACTGATTTAGAAAACCATATTTCTGCCCTAGCTCCTTCACCTGGTGGCGTTGGACCTTTAACGGTTGTATGCCTTTTCAGAAATCTTTTAAGAGCTGTTAAAAACAACAATGATTTATAG
- a CDS encoding valine--tRNA ligase — translation MILDKVYNPKDFEPEIASKWKNKKFFSTHDNAKKPFSLLLPPPNVTGKLHIGHALNTAIQDTIIRYKKLKGYDVFYITGMDHAGIATQSRVESNIYNQTGKSRHDLGREDFLKKVWEWKNEYSKSIRSQWEVLGLGLDYERERFTLDEKSNKAVNHAFVELYKQGLIYRGTRAISWDPKLKTALSNIEVIPKPTEQEMLYIKYPILNSDKHLLVATVRPETMLSDVAIIYNPADKRYNNLKNIQICHPLTNEVIPFIPDDYADIEFGTGIMKLSAHAEIDIDIIKKHNLEIKETINQDGYINASDSIFHGLERFEAREKIKKYLQDNNFLEKIEKTTSNVGYSERSGEAVEILVMPQWFVKMDKLSSLILEHLKTKDSVKFFPKRFSSTLRTWMENAHDWTISRQLWWGHRIPAWYKGSEIKVQVNCPGEGWIQDEDVLDTWFSSGLAPFSFLGWPDANSESIINRYFPTSLLVTGYDIIFFWVARMYFFSLAFKNAKPFEHLLLTGLVRDEQGRKMSKSLGNGIDPMDVIAEYGADALRWFLTTNTTPGLDLRYSTEKVKSAWALCNKIWNIARYIQNLPDDLQNKYSPADKWINNRLVQLNKTIDKAFKKYELTIVGYELNKFIYSDFSSWYVELLKIMPNKKAALDNFKKLLLILHPLLPFITDYLYKTLYDKEILESKPLMLKTLNDEVIDQVQNVIKIVTILRKYREDNGISKKEILHYDVNIDLNQFILNSIDSLANARREVNKDSLFANGDLNVYIKQSKEQKQEYIKELEKKIAFLESEIKRAELMLQNKNFIAKAPAIKIQLEQDKLAKFNIELEQYKEELKWRS, via the coding sequence ATGATTTTAGATAAAGTATATAACCCAAAAGATTTTGAACCTGAAATTGCGAGTAAATGAAAGAATAAAAAGTTTTTTAGCACTCATGATAATGCTAAAAAACCTTTTAGTTTATTATTACCGCCTCCTAACGTTACTGGTAAATTGCATATTGGACACGCGTTAAACACAGCTATTCAAGACACCATTATTCGTTATAAAAAATTAAAAGGGTACGATGTTTTTTATATTACGGGAATGGATCATGCAGGAATTGCGACCCAAAGTCGAGTTGAGAGCAATATATATAACCAAACAGGAAAATCTAGACATGATTTAGGTCGTGAAGATTTTCTAAAAAAAGTGTGAGAGTGAAAGAATGAGTATTCAAAATCAATTCGTTCTCAATGAGAAGTGCTTGGTTTAGGTCTTGATTATGAGCGTGAGCGTTTTACACTAGATGAAAAATCCAATAAAGCAGTTAATCATGCTTTTGTCGAACTTTATAAACAAGGTTTAATTTATCGTGGGACTAGAGCGATAAGTTGAGATCCAAAATTAAAAACAGCACTATCAAATATTGAAGTTATCCCCAAACCAACCGAGCAAGAAATGTTGTACATTAAGTACCCAATTTTAAACTCTGATAAACATTTGCTAGTAGCAACTGTACGCCCTGAAACTATGCTTTCTGATGTTGCGATTATTTATAATCCAGCAGACAAAAGATATAATAATTTAAAAAACATTCAGATTTGCCACCCTTTAACAAATGAAGTAATTCCTTTTATCCCTGATGATTACGCAGATATTGAGTTTGGAACCGGAATAATGAAGTTATCAGCTCATGCTGAAATTGATATTGATATTATTAAAAAACATAATCTTGAAATTAAAGAAACAATAAATCAAGATGGGTATATCAATGCTTCCGATTCAATCTTTCACGGTTTAGAACGCTTCGAAGCCCGTGAGAAAATTAAGAAATACTTGCAGGATAATAATTTCCTAGAAAAAATTGAAAAAACAACATCAAATGTTGGATATTCAGAACGTAGTGGAGAAGCTGTCGAAATTTTAGTTATGCCGCAATGATTTGTGAAAATGGACAAATTAAGTTCTTTAATTTTAGAGCACTTAAAAACAAAAGATTCAGTCAAGTTTTTCCCAAAAAGGTTCTCTTCAACACTGCGTACCTGAATGGAAAATGCACACGATTGAACAATTTCTCGCCAGTTATGATGAGGCCACAGAATTCCTGCTTGGTATAAAGGAAGTGAAATAAAAGTTCAAGTTAATTGCCCAGGAGAAGGTTGAATTCAAGATGAGGATGTTTTAGACACTTGATTTTCATCAGGTCTTGCTCCATTTTCATTTTTAGGTTGACCTGACGCTAACTCTGAAAGTATAATAAATCGATATTTCCCTACATCACTGCTTGTAACAGGTTACGACATAATCTTTTTCTGAGTTGCACGCATGTACTTTTTCTCCTTAGCATTTAAAAACGCAAAACCATTTGAGCACTTACTTTTAACCGGTCTTGTTCGCGACGAACAAGGACGGAAAATGTCCAAATCGTTAGGAAACGGAATTGATCCAATGGATGTAATAGCTGAATATGGTGCTGATGCATTACGATGATTTTTAACCACCAATACAACGCCTGGATTAGATTTACGATATTCAACAGAAAAAGTTAAATCTGCCTGAGCTTTATGCAATAAAATTTGAAATATAGCTCGTTATATTCAAAATCTGCCAGATGATTTACAAAATAAATATTCCCCTGCCGATAAATGAATTAATAATCGCTTAGTTCAACTAAATAAAACAATTGACAAAGCTTTTAAAAAATATGAACTAACCATAGTAGGCTACGAATTAAATAAATTCATTTATTCTGATTTTTCATCATGATACGTGGAACTTTTAAAAATTATGCCTAACAAAAAAGCGGCATTAGATAACTTCAAAAAATTATTATTAATTCTACATCCATTGCTACCATTTATTACTGATTATTTATATAAAACTCTTTATGATAAAGAAATCTTAGAATCAAAACCGTTAATGTTAAAAACCTTAAATGACGAGGTAATTGATCAAGTTCAAAACGTAATAAAAATTGTAACAATTTTACGAAAATACAGAGAAGACAATGGTATTAGTAAAAAAGAAATATTACACTATGATGTTAATATTGATCTTAATCAGTTTATCTTAAACTCAATAGACAGCTTAGCAAATGCTCGCCGTGAAGTGAATAAAGATTCGCTTTTTGCTAATGGTGATTTGAATGTATACATCAAACAAAGCAAAGAGCAAAAACAAGAATATATTAAAGAACTTGAGAAAAAAATCGCTTTCCTAGAATCAGAAATTAAACGTGCTGAATTAATGTTACAAAATAAAAATTTTATCGCAAAAGCACCGGCAATCAAAATTCAGTTGGAACAAGATAAATTAGCTAAATTCAATATTGAACTAGAGCAATATAAGGAGGAGTTAAAATGAAGATCTTAG